A genome region from Bacteroidota bacterium includes the following:
- a CDS encoding T9SS type A sorting domain-containing protein: MKNVFTLLFCNLLVTYTFAQAPEIEWEKTIGGNGYEYLGTIEPTPDGGYIMSGFSESKISGDKTETCKGSSDYWVVKVNSIGVIQWQNTIQGNNYETLGAIKPTNDGGFILSGYSTSGLDYDKNENNWDAYDLWILKLDSSGAIQWQNTIGGTNQDYLYAPVIQTADGGYILCSTSYSDIGGDKNEHNRDAPGGLISTDYWVVKLNSLGIIQWQKTIGSNSYDDAYCIKQTMDGGYIIGGTSSAAASWEKSENGFGSTDYWIVKINASGVIEWDKTIGGDQGDNIRDIIQTADGNYIACGSSNSTASGLKTEGTVGGENFSDIWLLKLNITGELIWQQTIGGNYADGGQSLQQTADGGLIIGAYSQSTATGDKTAPNWDVAHPFTNDYWLIKTDESGFIEWQKTIGGNNSDLLETVAVTPDGGFIIGGESISPVSGNKSEPVFGVTGDYDYWIVKIAGSPCSPDFETCNGIDDDCNGLIDNDVTETCTIVALGPTAFCPGGSVELNATFTGTNVQWKKNGVPIVGATTSSYSATSKGTYSCETISDCDTAQSNEIFVNVYKNPSAFISPDGPTIFCTGGSVLLNVTPVGGSTYQWYKGASPIAGATSLTYTATTSGNYKCRVTKTATGCYKNSNAIAVSVPCREENNTLENTFSIYPNPANNFITIETDFSTKKTIYLTDALGQIVKTITTSENNITIDLQGIASGVYFIKMEDGNNSITQKFIKQ; encoded by the coding sequence ATGAAAAATGTATTTACACTTTTATTTTGTAATTTATTAGTAACTTATACTTTTGCTCAAGCACCTGAAATAGAATGGGAAAAAACTATTGGTGGAAATGGCTATGAATACTTAGGTACGATAGAACCCACCCCTGATGGCGGTTATATTATGAGTGGGTTTTCTGAAAGTAAAATTTCGGGTGATAAAACTGAAACATGCAAAGGATCTAGTGATTATTGGGTGGTTAAAGTTAATTCAATCGGTGTCATCCAATGGCAAAATACAATCCAAGGAAATAATTATGAAACACTCGGTGCGATAAAACCAACTAATGATGGTGGATTTATCCTTTCAGGTTATTCTACTTCAGGTCTTGATTATGATAAAAATGAAAATAATTGGGATGCATATGATTTATGGATTTTAAAATTAGATAGCTCGGGTGCAATTCAATGGCAAAATACGATTGGCGGGACGAACCAGGATTATTTATACGCACCGGTTATTCAAACCGCTGATGGTGGTTATATTCTTTGTTCAACTTCATATTCAGATATAGGTGGAGACAAGAATGAACACAACCGAGATGCTCCAGGTGGATTGATATCAACTGACTATTGGGTAGTTAAATTAAATAGTCTCGGTATTATTCAATGGCAAAAAACAATAGGAAGTAATAGTTACGATGATGCATATTGTATTAAACAAACAATGGATGGTGGTTATATTATTGGTGGCACTTCCTCAGCTGCGGCTTCATGGGAAAAATCGGAAAATGGATTTGGATCAACTGATTATTGGATAGTAAAAATTAATGCTTCCGGTGTTATTGAATGGGATAAAACTATTGGTGGTGATCAAGGTGATAATATTCGAGATATTATTCAAACAGCAGACGGAAATTATATTGCATGTGGCTCTTCTAATTCTACCGCTTCAGGATTAAAAACTGAAGGCACCGTTGGCGGTGAAAACTTTTCGGATATTTGGTTATTAAAATTAAACATCACAGGGGAGTTAATTTGGCAACAAACAATAGGAGGAAACTACGCTGATGGTGGACAGTCACTACAACAAACTGCTGATGGTGGATTAATTATTGGGGCTTATTCCCAATCTACTGCAACCGGAGATAAAACTGCACCCAATTGGGATGTTGCACATCCTTTTACGAATGATTATTGGCTTATTAAAACAGACGAATCCGGTTTTATTGAATGGCAAAAAACAATTGGTGGAAATAATTCCGACTTACTTGAAACGGTTGCCGTCACTCCTGACGGAGGATTTATTATTGGTGGTGAATCCATTTCACCTGTTTCCGGAAATAAATCAGAGCCGGTTTTTGGTGTGACAGGTGATTATGATTATTGGATTGTAAAAATTGCAGGTAGTCCTTGTTCTCCTGATTTTGAAACTTGCAATGGAATTGATGATGATTGCAACGGATTAATTGATAACGATGTTACAGAAACATGCACGATAGTTGCACTAGGACCAACTGCATTTTGCCCAGGCGGATCAGTTGAGCTCAATGCCACTTTTACCGGAACAAATGTGCAATGGAAAAAAAATGGAGTGCCTATTGTCGGTGCAACAACCTCTAGTTATAGTGCCACATCAAAAGGAACTTATTCTTGTGAAACAATTAGTGATTGTGACACGGCGCAGTCAAATGAAATATTTGTCAACGTTTATAAAAATCCTTCTGCATTTATTTCACCCGATGGGCCAACAATTTTTTGCACAGGTGGTAGTGTTTTATTAAATGTAACTCCCGTTGGCGGTAGCACTTACCAATGGTATAAAGGCGCATCGCCAATTGCCGGAGCAACTTCATTAACGTATACTGCAACAACATCCGGAAATTATAAATGTCGTGTTACCAAAACAGCAACCGGTTGTTATAAAAATTCAAATGCGATTGCAGTGAGTGTGCCGTGCAGAGAAGAAAATAATACACTTGAAAACACATTTTCAATCTATCCTAACCCGGCTAATAATTTCATTACTATTGAAACCGATTTTTCAACTAAAAAAACAATTTATTTAACAGATGCACTCGGCCAAATTGTAAAAACAATTACCACATCTGAAAATAATATCACTATCGATTTACAAGGTATCGCTTCAGGTGTTTATTTTATTAAAATGGAAGATGGTAATAATTCGATAACACAGAAATTTATAAAACAATAA
- a CDS encoding T9SS type A sorting domain-containing protein — protein sequence MKKATLLVNLIIGFHFMYGQSPDIEWQNTIGGNSSDLSYCIQQTSDGGYIIGGDSYSGISGDKSNPSNGSNDLWIVKLDNAGVVEWENTIGGGKYDLIYAFEQTADGGYILGATSTSGISGDKTEASQGSSDYWVIKLNNNGEIEWQNTIGGNSSDDLRAVYQTPDGGYILGGYSYSGISGDKTEASAGEYDLWIIKLDQFGSITWQNSIGGSGSDLLYSIQMTSDGGFIIGGNSSSNISADKTENSIGLTDYWVVKLNSDGLIEWQNTIGGNNNDILYSIQQTTDGGYILGGYSLSGISGDKTENLIGGSYYGDYWVIKLGSSGNILWQNTIGGSSEDILYTIEQTSDEGYILGGFSLSGISGDKTEDTLGDNADFWIIKLLSNGEIKWQNTIGGSNDDGWCAIHETTDGGYIIGGWSISEISADKSEGSMGNFDYWVVKLASECTPEPEVCNSLDDNCNGLIDDGITETISITAGGPISFCQGGSVLLTATYTGASVQWKKNGTNIPGATSTTYNVTTKGNYTCVTTSACGTAESTPIFVNVIKNPNASISAGGPTTFCAGGSVVLTEVAVAGCTYQWYKGATPIAGATSLTYIATTSGNYKCRVTKAATGCFKNSNAIAVSVPCREGELIEENNLFSIYPNPATNSFTISAELNSNSNSNLEIYNQLGQIIYSIEINNTDGIISELIQFENQPSGIYLVKIFNNNFQFEQKLIIQ from the coding sequence ATGAAAAAAGCCACTCTTTTAGTAAACTTAATAATAGGTTTCCACTTCATGTATGGACAAAGTCCGGATATTGAGTGGCAAAATACAATAGGTGGAAATAGCAGTGATCTTAGTTATTGTATACAACAAACATCTGATGGTGGTTATATAATCGGTGGTGATTCTTACTCAGGTATTTCTGGAGACAAAAGTAATCCATCTAATGGATCAAATGATTTATGGATTGTAAAACTCGACAACGCAGGAGTAGTGGAATGGGAAAACACTATTGGAGGTGGCAAATACGATTTAATATATGCTTTTGAACAAACTGCTGATGGCGGTTACATATTAGGCGCGACTTCTACTTCTGGTATATCCGGAGATAAAACTGAGGCATCACAGGGTAGTTCTGATTATTGGGTGATTAAACTTAATAATAATGGTGAAATTGAGTGGCAAAATACGATTGGTGGGAACTCAAGTGACGACCTGAGGGCGGTTTATCAAACTCCTGATGGAGGCTACATTTTAGGCGGTTATTCCTACTCTGGAATCTCTGGTGATAAAACAGAAGCATCAGCTGGAGAATATGATCTTTGGATCATAAAACTTGACCAGTTCGGCAGCATTACTTGGCAAAATTCAATTGGAGGCTCTGGTAGTGACTTATTATATTCTATCCAAATGACTTCAGATGGCGGATTTATTATTGGAGGTAATTCTTCATCTAATATTTCGGCTGATAAAACAGAAAACTCTATTGGATTAACTGACTATTGGGTCGTAAAACTTAATAGTGATGGTTTAATTGAGTGGCAAAATACTATTGGTGGAAATAATAATGACATTTTATATTCAATTCAACAAACCACAGATGGAGGTTATATATTAGGTGGGTATAGTCTGTCAGGGATTTCGGGCGATAAAACTGAAAATCTAATAGGCGGATCATATTACGGAGATTATTGGGTAATAAAACTAGGTAGCTCAGGAAATATTTTATGGCAAAATACGATAGGTGGAAGTTCCGAAGATATCTTGTATACCATTGAACAAACTAGCGACGAAGGTTACATCCTTGGTGGATTTTCTTTGTCAGGTATTTCAGGTGACAAAACCGAAGATACACTCGGGGATAATGCTGATTTTTGGATTATCAAACTTCTAAGCAACGGCGAAATAAAATGGCAAAATACAATTGGAGGAAGTAATGATGATGGATGGTGCGCTATTCATGAGACAACCGATGGAGGGTATATTATAGGCGGTTGGTCAATATCTGAAATTTCTGCTGATAAATCTGAAGGATCGATGGGTAATTTTGATTATTGGGTTGTGAAGTTGGCTAGTGAATGTACTCCTGAGCCAGAGGTTTGCAACTCCCTCGACGACAACTGCAACGGCCTCATCGACGATGGCATCACCGAAACAATTTCCATCACCGCTGGCGGACCAATTTCTTTTTGCCAAGGCGGAAGTGTTTTATTAACTGCAACTTATACAGGAGCAAGTGTTCAATGGAAAAAGAATGGCACCAATATCCCCGGTGCAACAAGCACAACATATAATGTTACAACAAAAGGTAATTATACCTGTGTAACAACCAGTGCATGCGGTACAGCTGAATCAACCCCCATTTTCGTCAACGTAATTAAAAATCCCAATGCAAGTATCTCTGCCGGAGGCCCTACAACTTTTTGTGCTGGTGGTAGTGTTGTATTAACTGAAGTTGCGGTTGCAGGGTGCACTTATCAATGGTATAAAGGCGCAACTCCAATTGCAGGAGCAACATCATTAACGTATATCGCAACCACATCCGGTAATTATAAATGTCGTGTTACCAAAGCTGCGACAGGTTGTTTTAAAAATTCAAATGCAATTGCGGTTAGTGTGCCGTGTAGGGAAGGGGAATTAATAGAAGAGAATAATTTATTTTCTATTTATCCGAATCCGGCAACAAATAGTTTTACAATTTCTGCAGAATTAAATAGCAATTCAAATTCTAATCTTGAAATATATAATCAACTAGGTCAAATTATTTATTCAATAGAAATAAATAATACTGATGGAATTATAAGTGAATTAATTCAATTTGAAAATCAACCATCAGGAATTTATTTGGTGAAAATATTCAACAACAATTTTCAATTTGAACAAAAATTAATTATCCAATAG
- a CDS encoding T9SS C-terminal target domain-containing protein: MKNFIIQFFISLLLIPCSFSQAPAIEWQKTIGSSLSETLYSIEQTTDGGYILGGRSAFGISGDKTEEGYGGFDYWIIKLDLAGNIEWQNVIGGSADDVLITINQTSDGGYIAGGYSSSGISGVKTEINFGGPDYWIIKLDASGNMVWENTIGGNWYDYYTCLDQTEDGGYLIGGRSFSGISGDKTEASIGDFSTYDFWVLKLNSSGNIEWQNTIGGSSTDDLTSLQQTSDGGFILGGYSTSGISGDKTEASKGAGDYWVVKLNSSGFITWQNTIGGSGEDVLISVRQTSDGGYILGGSSCSNISADKSENNITGWCEWKDYWIIKLNGSGNIVWDNTIGGTDNDECVSVFQTAEGGYIIGGYSNSGISTDKSENNFSGGEYGWDFGS; this comes from the coding sequence ATGAAAAATTTCATTATACAATTTTTTATCTCCTTGCTCCTCATTCCTTGCTCCTTTTCCCAAGCTCCTGCAATTGAATGGCAGAAAACCATTGGTTCAAGTTTAAGCGAAACTTTATACAGCATTGAACAAACTACTGATGGCGGATATATTTTGGGTGGCAGAAGTGCATTTGGAATTAGCGGTGATAAAACTGAAGAGGGATACGGTGGATTTGATTACTGGATCATTAAATTAGATCTAGCAGGAAATATTGAATGGCAAAATGTAATTGGAGGAAGTGCTGACGACGTGCTAATCACAATTAACCAAACGAGTGATGGTGGTTATATAGCAGGCGGCTATTCCTCTTCGGGGATATCTGGCGTTAAAACAGAAATCAACTTTGGTGGGCCTGATTATTGGATCATAAAATTGGATGCATCGGGAAATATGGTTTGGGAAAATACGATCGGAGGGAATTGGTACGATTACTATACTTGCTTGGATCAAACTGAAGATGGTGGATACCTAATAGGAGGAAGATCATTTTCTGGAATTTCAGGGGATAAAACAGAGGCCTCAATTGGTGATTTCAGCACCTATGATTTTTGGGTATTGAAACTAAATAGTTCAGGGAACATTGAATGGCAAAATACTATTGGGGGGAGTTCTACTGACGATTTAACTTCATTGCAACAAACCTCAGATGGAGGTTTTATTTTAGGTGGGTATTCAACTTCAGGAATATCAGGTGATAAAACAGAAGCAAGCAAGGGTGCAGGTGATTATTGGGTTGTGAAATTAAATAGCTCTGGTTTTATTACCTGGCAGAATACAATCGGTGGTAGTGGTGAAGATGTTTTAATTTCTGTTAGACAAACTAGTGATGGTGGATATATTTTAGGAGGAAGTTCATGCTCAAACATTTCTGCCGATAAATCTGAAAACAACATTACTGGTTGGTGCGAATGGAAGGATTATTGGATAATTAAATTGAACGGCTCCGGAAATATTGTTTGGGATAATACTATTGGAGGCACTGATAATGACGAATGTGTTAGTGTTTTTCAGACAGCAGAGGGTGGTTATATCATAGGTGGATATTCAAACAGCGGAATAAGCACTGATAAATCTGAAAATAATTTCTCAGGCGGAGAATATGGATGGGATTTTGGATCGTGA
- a CDS encoding T9SS type A sorting domain-containing protein — MGFWIVKLDYSGTIIQWENTIGSAGPWPYGDDYLYSTVQETADGGYIIGGTSYGGISGDKTAVNIGSFDFWVTKLLPFCTEGESELCNHLDDNCNGLIDEGEITETIIISPTGSTSFCTGGSVILNATYSGSTVQWKRNGINIPGATSSSISASKTGTYTCETYSDCDTTLSAAIVVTENKNPNATISAGGPTTFCAGGSGVLTEVSVGGCTYQWYKGANPIAGATSLTYTATTSGNYKCRVIKAATGCYKNSNAIGVSVPCREGDNITQSNFSLYPNPANNFITIETDFSTEKTICITDALGQIVKTITTSENNITIDLQGVAAGVYFIKMEDGINSVTQKFVKQ, encoded by the coding sequence ATGGGATTTTGGATCGTGAAACTCGATTATTCAGGAACAATCATTCAATGGGAAAATACCATCGGATCTGCTGGTCCATGGCCTTATGGTGATGACTATCTTTATAGCACTGTGCAAGAAACTGCTGACGGGGGTTATATTATTGGTGGGACATCATACGGTGGAATTTCCGGCGATAAAACAGCCGTAAACATTGGATCATTTGACTTTTGGGTAACAAAACTCTTACCTTTCTGCACCGAAGGTGAGTCTGAATTGTGCAACCACCTCGACGATAATTGTAATGGATTAATTGATGAAGGTGAAATAACAGAAACAATAATTATTTCTCCAACTGGTTCTACATCATTTTGCACTGGCGGTTCTGTTATTTTAAATGCAACATACTCCGGTTCAACAGTACAATGGAAAAGGAATGGAATAAATATACCTGGTGCAACTTCATCTTCTATTTCCGCTTCAAAAACTGGAACCTATACTTGTGAAACATATAGCGATTGTGATACAACATTATCGGCAGCAATAGTTGTGACAGAAAATAAAAATCCTAATGCGACAATCTCTGCCGGAGGCCCAACAACATTTTGTGCAGGTGGAAGTGGGGTATTAACTGAAGTTTCAGTTGGAGGATGTACCTACCAATGGTATAAAGGCGCTAATCCAATTGCTGGTGCTACATCATTAACATATACCGCAACTACATCCGGTAATTATAAATGTCGTGTTATAAAAGCTGCAACAGGTTGTTATAAAAATTCAAATGCAATAGGAGTGAGTGTGCCATGTAGAGAAGGAGATAATATTACCCAAAGTAATTTTTCGCTCTATCCAAACCCGGCAAATAATTTCATCACAATTGAAACCGATTTTTCAACGGAAAAAACAATTTGTATAACTGATGCACTTGGCCAAATTGTAAAAACAATTACAACATCTGAAAATAATATCACCATCGATTTACAAGGCGTCGCTGCAGGGGTTTATTTTATTAAAATGGAAGATGGTATTAATTCAGTGACGCAGAAATTTGTTAAACAATAA
- a CDS encoding T9SS type A sorting domain-containing protein produces MKNLFIFLLSLFLIPCSFAQAPDIEWENLFCDGEYEVSFVLTPDGGAVVITSTFAPICNEKNETGNGGLDYWIYKIDASGALVWQSVLGGSGDDRPYSINLTADGGYIVAGTSNSPISGDKTEPNHNFLGPYYTDMWILKLDATGNIIWQNTIGGNNNESIPYIEQISTGEYILSCTSYSPLSGDKMEGTIGGTGASDYWILKLNSTGNIIWQNTIGGNETETIRSVHQTTDGGFICTGSSSSGISGDKTKPLIGATDYWIIKLNNSGNIKWQKTIGSLNFDYAVDIIVEPDGTYTLGGYSDGFYTPYFEIIKLNSTGTVLSDKTIETGEDSKMRSISKTLDGGYIIGGTTNISGPPCNSYGWECWNLWVIKTNSLGIMQWNKALGSGDDDGQAFVKETAEGEYLVTGFAGIDEEGDISDKESLYPGTWIVKLNDSICTPSIELCNSFDDNCNGIIDEDITESITVSAGGPTTFCSGGSVLLSATTYTGPSLQWKKNGEDISGATSSTYFATATGIYTCETSSACAFAISEWVEVTVNKNPNASISAGGPTTFCAGSSVILTEVAVAGCTYQWYKGASPIAGATSLTYNATTSGNYKCRVTKTATGCYKNSNAIAVSVPCREGEMIGNEISVYPNPASNNISIITKSNELKTIEIFDAIGNKIIIISTEEIKVELNIEKYAPGVYFILIQENGVVNSTKIIKL; encoded by the coding sequence ATGAAAAATTTATTTATATTTTTATTATCCCTTTTCCTTATTCCATGCAGCTTTGCACAAGCTCCTGATATTGAATGGGAAAACTTATTTTGTGATGGTGAATATGAAGTTAGTTTTGTGCTCACACCTGATGGTGGTGCTGTTGTTATTACTTCAACCTTTGCACCCATTTGTAATGAAAAAAACGAAACAGGAAATGGCGGCCTGGATTACTGGATTTATAAAATTGATGCAAGCGGTGCATTGGTATGGCAAAGTGTATTAGGTGGTTCAGGCGATGATCGGCCTTATTCAATCAATTTAACTGCTGATGGTGGATATATCGTTGCAGGCACATCGAATTCACCAATTTCAGGCGATAAAACCGAACCGAATCACAATTTTTTAGGCCCATATTACACAGACATGTGGATTTTAAAACTGGATGCCACCGGTAATATTATTTGGCAAAATACAATTGGTGGAAATAATAATGAAAGTATTCCTTATATCGAACAAATTTCAACAGGTGAATATATTTTGAGCTGCACATCTTACTCTCCACTTTCAGGGGATAAAATGGAAGGGACAATCGGTGGCACCGGAGCCTCAGATTATTGGATACTAAAATTAAACAGCACCGGAAATATCATTTGGCAAAATACCATCGGCGGAAACGAAACTGAAACGATTCGTTCAGTTCATCAAACTACTGATGGTGGATTTATTTGTACAGGCTCATCCTCGTCAGGAATTTCAGGTGATAAAACAAAACCCTTAATTGGTGCAACCGATTATTGGATAATTAAATTAAATAATTCCGGAAATATCAAATGGCAAAAAACAATTGGTTCACTTAATTTTGATTATGCTGTAGATATTATAGTTGAACCCGATGGGACTTACACACTTGGTGGTTATTCAGATGGATTTTATACACCATATTTCGAAATCATAAAGTTAAATAGTACAGGCACAGTATTATCTGATAAAACAATTGAAACGGGTGAAGATTCAAAAATGCGGTCCATAAGCAAAACTCTTGATGGTGGTTATATAATTGGTGGAACAACAAATATTTCCGGACCTCCATGCAATTCTTATGGATGGGAATGTTGGAATTTATGGGTAATTAAAACAAATAGTTTAGGTATAATGCAATGGAATAAAGCTTTAGGATCAGGTGATGATGATGGTCAGGCATTCGTTAAGGAGACAGCTGAAGGAGAATATTTGGTAACTGGTTTTGCAGGAATAGATGAAGAAGGTGATATTTCTGATAAAGAAAGTTTATATCCAGGTACCTGGATCGTTAAATTAAATGACTCAATTTGTACGCCTTCTATTGAATTATGTAACAGCTTTGATGATAATTGTAATGGTATTATTGATGAGGATATAACAGAATCCATAACCGTTTCAGCAGGTGGACCAACTACTTTTTGTTCAGGAGGTTCGGTATTATTATCTGCAACAACTTATACCGGTCCATCACTCCAATGGAAAAAAAATGGTGAGGATATTTCCGGTGCAACTTCCTCAACTTATTTTGCTACAGCAACCGGAATTTACACCTGTGAAACATCAAGCGCATGTGCATTTGCAATATCCGAATGGGTTGAAGTAACTGTAAATAAAAACCCCAACGCAAGTATATCTGCCGGAGGCCCAACAACTTTTTGTGCAGGTAGCAGCGTAATATTAACCGAAGTTGCAGTTGCCGGATGTACCTATCAATGGTATAAAGGCGCATCTCCAATTGCAGGAGCTACATCCTTAACTTATAACGCAACTACATCCGGTAATTATAAATGTCGTGTTACCAAAACTGCAACAGGTTGTTACAAAAATTCGAATGCAATTGCAGTGAGTGTGCCGTGTAGAGAAGGGGAGATGATTGGAAATGAAATTAGTGTTTATCCGAATCCCGCATCAAACAATATTTCAATAATTACCAAGAGCAATGAATTAAAAACTATCGAAATTTTCGATGCTATAGGTAATAAAATTATTATCATATCGACCGAAGAAATTAAAGTAGAATTAAATATCGAAAAATACGCACCCGGTGTATATTTTATTCTGATTCAGGAAAATGGAGTGGTTAATTCAACAAAAATTATAAAACTTTAA
- a CDS encoding FG-GAP repeat protein: MKKIIFSIGVSVYCFSLFAQTPIADLMLEMNQESSYFGVVVEGAGDINGDGYDDLMVCSFKYDYINFGTGAAFIYYGSPTGINNIPDDTLSNNITDSEFGLVASSAGDLNADGYDDLIISAPAITTVYVYLGSATGIIKTPIAALDDLPISYNFGEELAGGGDVNNDGYDDIVIGAPTYTSGQYEEGCICVYHGSASGINLTMATLIQGNQASANFGSSVAIGMSVNGDEYDDLIVGALRYDNGNTDEGRTYVFNGSASGINPLAVTTLEVNQTSANFGSAVASIGDINNDGFGDIASSAPSYDNVQSSEGLVKVYLGGALGINAIAISSIESNKIGAYLGNQISSIGDVNNDNFDDLLVGCVNYSNGEYSEGGAYLFYGSVAGFDIATAIIYESNFAGAYYGRDVTFNSDLNGDGYSDIAIGASSQTNPDFYEGAAYVYYSTPLCALDTFFRDNDFDSYGDINNFIVACEVSEGYVSDNTDCNDLSNTINTMADELCNSLDDNCNGLIDDGISETISISAGGPISFCQGGSVLLTATYSGASVQWKKNGTNIPGATGATYNVTTKGNYTCVTTSACGTVESTPIFVNVIKNPNASISAGGPTTFCAGGSVILTEVAVAGCTYQWYKGASPIAGATSLTYTATTSGNYKCRVTKAATGCFKNSNAIAVSVPCREGEMINDEKAFSIYPNPNKGAFTIEAIVTTQNFASLESTIEIYNNLGQLIFSKKIICNDGIINEAIELKNITPGIYLVKLWNNNIYNVKNIIIE; encoded by the coding sequence ATGAAAAAAATTATATTCAGCATTGGAGTAAGCGTTTACTGTTTTTCTTTATTTGCACAAACTCCAATTGCAGATTTAATGCTTGAAATGAATCAAGAATCCTCATATTTCGGAGTTGTTGTTGAAGGCGCGGGTGATATTAATGGTGACGGCTATGACGATTTGATGGTATGTTCTTTTAAGTATGATTATATTAACTTTGGTACAGGAGCAGCATTTATTTATTATGGTTCACCTACCGGAATAAATAATATCCCGGACGATACTTTAAGTAATAATATAACCGATTCTGAATTTGGTTTAGTTGCATCAAGCGCCGGTGATTTAAATGCCGATGGATATGATGATTTAATAATATCAGCACCTGCAATTACTACAGTTTATGTGTATTTGGGATCTGCAACCGGAATAATCAAAACACCAATCGCAGCTCTTGATGACCTTCCAATTTCTTATAATTTCGGGGAAGAGTTAGCTGGTGGTGGAGATGTTAATAATGATGGATATGACGATATTGTAATTGGTGCCCCAACTTATACTAGTGGACAATATGAAGAAGGTTGCATTTGTGTTTATCATGGGTCTGCATCTGGAATAAATTTAACTATGGCAACTTTAATTCAAGGTAATCAAGCCTCAGCAAACTTTGGTAGCAGCGTAGCAATAGGAATGAGTGTTAATGGTGATGAATATGATGATTTAATTGTCGGAGCTTTACGTTATGATAATGGAAATACTGATGAAGGGAGAACCTATGTTTTTAATGGGTCGGCGAGTGGTATTAACCCACTCGCAGTAACAACTTTAGAAGTTAATCAAACTTCTGCAAATTTTGGTTCGGCGGTTGCATCAATTGGTGATATAAATAATGATGGATTTGGTGATATAGCTTCAAGCGCTCCGTCTTATGATAACGTTCAGTCATCTGAAGGATTAGTTAAAGTATATTTAGGAGGTGCACTAGGCATAAATGCTATAGCCATATCATCTATTGAATCAAATAAAATTGGTGCCTATTTGGGTAATCAAATTTCTTCAATTGGTGATGTTAATAATGACAATTTTGATGATTTATTAGTAGGTTGTGTTAATTATTCTAATGGCGAATATTCTGAAGGAGGCGCATACTTGTTTTATGGCTCCGTTGCCGGTTTTGACATAGCTACAGCAATAATTTACGAGAGTAATTTCGCTGGCGCATATTACGGAAGAGATGTAACATTCAACAGTGATTTAAATGGTGACGGATATTCTGATATTGCAATTGGCGCTTCGTCTCAAACCAATCCCGATTTTTATGAAGGTGCAGCCTACGTTTATTATTCAACACCTCTGTGCGCCTTAGACACGTTTTTTAGAGACAACGATTTTGATAGTTATGGGGACATAAATAATTTTATTGTTGCTTGTGAGGTTTCGGAAGGATATGTGTCTGATAACACAGATTGTAATGATTTAAGCAATACTATCAATACTATGGCAGATGAACTCTGCAACTCCCTCGACGACAACTGCAACGGCCTTATCGACGACGGCATCAGCGAAACAATTTCCATCTCCGCTGGCGGACCAATTTCTTTTTGTCAAGGCGGAAGTGTTTTATTAACTGCAACTTATTCTGGAGCATCTGTCCAATGGAAAAAAAATGGCACAAATATTCCCGGTGCAACAGGAGCTACTTATAATGTTACAACAAAAGGTAATTATACTTGTGTAACAACCAGTGCATGTGGTACAGTAGAATCAACCCCTATTTTTGTCAACGTAATTAAAAATCCCAATGCAAGTATTTCTGCCGGAGGCCCAACAACATTTTGTGCAGGTGGAAGTGTAATATTAACTGAGGTTGCAGTTGCAGGATGCACCTATCAATGGTATAAAGGCGCATCACCAATTGCAGGAGCAACCTCATTAACGTATACCGCAACAACATCCGGTAATTATAAATGTCGTGTTACAAAAGCTGCGACAGGATGTTTCAAAAATTCAAATGCTATTGCTGTGAGTGTGCCTTGTAGGGAAGGAGAAATGATCAATGATGAAAAAGCATTCTCAATTTACCCGAATCCCAATAAAGGAGCATTTACAATCGAAGCAATAGTAACGACGCAAAATTTTGCGTCTCTCGAATCAACAATTGAGATATACAATAACCTTGGACAATTAATATTTTCTAAGAAAATTATTTGTAATGATGGAATAATAAATGAAGCAATTGAATTAAAAAATATTACTCCGGGAATTTATTTAGTAAAGTTGTGGAATAACAATATTTACAATGTAAAAAATATAATAATAGAATAA